From Actinoplanes oblitus, a single genomic window includes:
- a CDS encoding dihydrolipoyl dehydrogenase family protein: MVEVRQVDVVVVGLGVGGEEVAGRLAAAGLNVIGVEHRLVGGECPYWGCIPTKIMVRAGNALAEARRIPGLAGKSTVEADWAPVARRIRDEATDDWNDKVAVDRFTGKGGTFVRGTASLAGPGQVRVGDQEFAASRGVVIATGTAAVVPPIEGLSGTPYWTNREAVEAATLPESMLVLGGGAIGCELAQAYARFGVRVTVIEGSPRLLAQEEPESSEVAAAALAADGVRVEFGTRAERVAFDGAFHVTLTDGTVLTGEKLLVATGRTARLGGLGLETVGLDPAARYLTTDERMRAGDKIWAVGDVTGHGAFTHMAMYEADIAVRDILGEGGPAADYRALPRVTFLDPEIGAVGMTEKQARDAGLNVRVGYVPLNQTSRGFIHGPGNEGFIKLVADADRGVLVGGTTAGQAGGEMIGAVSVAVHAEVPVSTLLSSIWAYPTFHRGLGQALSPLAGS, translated from the coding sequence ATGGTTGAAGTGCGGCAAGTGGACGTGGTGGTCGTCGGGCTCGGTGTCGGCGGCGAGGAGGTCGCCGGTCGTCTGGCAGCGGCCGGGCTGAACGTGATCGGGGTCGAGCACCGGCTGGTCGGCGGCGAGTGCCCGTACTGGGGCTGCATCCCCACCAAAATCATGGTCCGGGCCGGGAACGCCCTGGCCGAGGCGCGCCGGATCCCCGGACTCGCCGGAAAGTCCACCGTGGAGGCGGACTGGGCGCCGGTGGCGCGCCGGATCCGCGACGAGGCCACCGACGACTGGAACGACAAGGTCGCGGTGGACCGCTTCACCGGCAAGGGCGGGACGTTCGTCAGGGGCACGGCATCGCTGGCCGGTCCCGGCCAGGTGCGGGTCGGGGACCAGGAATTCGCCGCTTCGCGCGGCGTGGTCATCGCCACCGGCACGGCCGCGGTGGTCCCACCCATCGAAGGACTTTCCGGTACGCCGTACTGGACGAACCGGGAAGCCGTGGAGGCGGCCACCCTGCCCGAGTCGATGCTGGTGCTCGGGGGCGGGGCGATCGGGTGTGAGCTGGCCCAGGCGTACGCGCGGTTCGGCGTGCGGGTGACCGTGATCGAGGGATCGCCCCGGCTGCTCGCCCAGGAGGAGCCGGAGTCGTCCGAGGTGGCCGCCGCGGCGCTGGCCGCCGACGGGGTGCGAGTCGAGTTCGGCACCCGGGCCGAGCGGGTGGCCTTCGACGGCGCCTTCCACGTGACGCTCACCGACGGGACCGTGCTGACCGGGGAGAAACTGCTGGTCGCGACGGGTCGTACGGCCCGGCTCGGCGGCCTCGGCCTGGAGACCGTGGGACTGGACCCGGCCGCCCGCTACCTCACCACCGACGAGCGGATGCGCGCCGGCGACAAGATCTGGGCGGTCGGTGACGTCACCGGCCATGGCGCCTTCACTCACATGGCGATGTACGAGGCGGACATCGCGGTGCGGGACATCCTCGGCGAGGGCGGGCCGGCGGCCGACTACCGCGCGCTGCCCCGGGTCACCTTCCTGGATCCGGAGATCGGCGCGGTCGGGATGACCGAGAAGCAGGCCCGGGACGCGGGGCTGAACGTCCGGGTCGGGTACGTGCCGCTGAACCAGACGTCGCGGGGCTTCATCCATGGACCGGGGAACGAGGGGTTCATCAAGCTGGTGGCCGACGCCGACCGGGGAGTGCTGGTCGGCGGGACCACGGCGGGGCAGGCGGGTGGCGAGATGATCGGGGCGGTGTCGGTGGCGGTGCACGCGGAGGTGCCGGTGTCGACGCTGCTCAGCTCGATCTGGGCGTACCCGACGTTCCACCGGGGTCTCGGGCAGGCGTTGTCGCCGCTCGCCGGTTCCTGA
- a CDS encoding phytoene/squalene synthase family protein, which produces MDTDLAAAYERCRELHREHGRTYYLATRLLPAWKRRHVHALYGFTRFADEIVDRTESQPPAERAAALGAWSDRFLAGLRGEPVDDPLLPAVLHTIAVFDLDLDDFEKFLRSMAMDLTVSRYPTYADLLDYMEGSAAVIGTMMLPILGSSDPAAAHEPARQLGLAFQLTNFIRDVGEDLARGRIYLPEEHLAEFGVTPEDLAAGEATPAIRALIRAEVARAREHYAAAAPGIPLLEPASQACMRTAFQLYGGILDEVEAAGYDVFARRATVPNRRRAAVAVRSLLTRPGTPVQLAA; this is translated from the coding sequence ATGGATACCGACCTGGCGGCTGCCTACGAGCGCTGCCGAGAGCTGCACCGAGAGCACGGACGCACGTACTACCTGGCGACCCGGTTGCTACCGGCCTGGAAGCGCCGGCATGTCCACGCTCTGTATGGATTCACCCGATTCGCCGACGAGATCGTCGACCGGACCGAGTCCCAGCCGCCCGCCGAGCGCGCCGCCGCGCTCGGCGCCTGGTCCGACCGGTTCCTGGCCGGCCTGCGCGGCGAGCCGGTCGACGACCCGCTGCTGCCGGCCGTGCTGCACACCATCGCGGTCTTCGACCTGGACCTGGACGACTTCGAGAAGTTCCTCCGCAGCATGGCGATGGACCTCACCGTCAGCCGCTACCCCACCTACGCCGACCTGCTCGACTACATGGAGGGGTCGGCCGCCGTGATCGGCACCATGATGCTGCCGATCCTCGGCTCCTCCGACCCGGCCGCCGCCCACGAGCCGGCCCGGCAGCTTGGCCTCGCCTTCCAGCTGACCAACTTCATCCGGGACGTCGGCGAAGACCTCGCCCGCGGCCGGATCTACCTGCCCGAGGAGCACCTCGCCGAGTTCGGTGTCACCCCGGAGGACCTGGCCGCCGGGGAGGCCACGCCGGCGATCCGCGCGCTGATCAGGGCCGAGGTGGCCCGCGCCCGGGAGCACTACGCGGCCGCCGCGCCCGGCATCCCGCTGCTCGAACCGGCCTCGCAGGCCTGCATGCGCACCGCGTTCCAGCTCTACGGCGGGATTCTCGACGAGGTGGAGGCGGCCGGTTACGACGTCTTCGCCCGGCGTGCCACGGTGCCGAACCGCCGGCGGGCCGCGGTCGCCGTCCGCAGCCTGCTCACCCGGCCCGGCACCCCGGTCCAGCTGGCGGCCTGA
- a CDS encoding cryptochrome/photolyase family protein → MAARIALLTRDLRVHDNPLLSGDGEIVPLFVLDPRLAGLSANRQRFLHQCLADLRDSLRDRGADLVIREGDPVAETVRLAREVDTATVQVAGDVTDYAQRRERRLRTAGLDLRVTPGVTVLPPGAVRPAGGGQSYRVFTPYWKSWERTGWREPAATPRTIAMPDGIAPGRLPETPAGESPDALAGGETEARRRLRAWSGELSRYADEHDDMAADNTSRLSAYLRFGCLSPLELALAAKATDSPGAQAFLRQLAWRDFYYQVTAAFPRISTQPMRPSADTTWRSDEDALQHWQDGLTGVPIVDAGMRQLRAEGWMHNRARLITAAFLTKHLGIDWRLGLRWFSRWLIDGDVPNNSGNWQWTAGTGNDTRPYRRFNPIRQAQRFDPQGEYVRRYVPELKDVDGGAVHQPWRLPEPVRRGLDYPGPLESHRDEAVWLRN, encoded by the coding sequence ATGGCCGCCCGGATCGCGCTGCTCACCCGGGACCTGCGCGTCCACGACAACCCGCTGCTCAGCGGCGACGGCGAGATCGTCCCGCTGTTCGTGCTCGACCCGCGCCTGGCCGGGCTCTCCGCCAACCGGCAGCGGTTCCTGCACCAGTGCCTCGCCGACCTGCGGGACAGCCTCCGGGACCGGGGCGCCGACCTGGTGATCCGGGAGGGCGACCCGGTGGCCGAGACCGTCCGCCTGGCCCGGGAGGTGGACACGGCAACGGTGCAGGTGGCTGGCGATGTGACCGATTACGCCCAGCGGCGGGAGCGGCGGTTACGGACCGCGGGGCTGGACCTGCGGGTGACTCCCGGGGTCACGGTGCTACCGCCCGGGGCGGTGCGGCCGGCCGGTGGGGGCCAGTCCTATCGCGTCTTCACGCCGTACTGGAAATCCTGGGAGCGGACCGGGTGGCGGGAGCCCGCCGCAACCCCTCGCACGATCGCGATGCCGGACGGCATCGCGCCGGGCAGGCTGCCCGAGACGCCCGCCGGCGAGTCACCGGACGCGCTCGCCGGCGGCGAGACCGAGGCTCGCCGCCGGCTCCGCGCGTGGTCCGGAGAGCTTTCCCGGTACGCCGACGAGCACGACGACATGGCCGCCGACAACACCAGCAGGCTCAGCGCCTACCTGCGGTTCGGCTGCCTCTCGCCACTCGAACTGGCCCTCGCCGCGAAGGCCACCGACTCCCCGGGCGCACAGGCCTTCCTGCGCCAACTCGCCTGGCGCGACTTCTACTACCAGGTCACCGCGGCCTTCCCGAGGATCTCCACGCAGCCGATGCGGCCCTCCGCGGACACCACGTGGCGCTCCGACGAGGACGCACTCCAGCACTGGCAGGACGGGCTCACCGGGGTGCCGATTGTCGACGCCGGGATGCGCCAGCTGCGTGCCGAGGGCTGGATGCACAACCGGGCCCGGCTGATCACCGCGGCGTTCCTGACCAAGCACCTGGGCATCGACTGGCGGCTCGGCCTGCGCTGGTTCTCCCGCTGGCTGATCGACGGTGACGTGCCGAACAATTCCGGCAACTGGCAGTGGACGGCCGGCACCGGCAACGACACCCGGCCCTACCGCAGGTTCAACCCGATCCGGCAGGCGCAGCGATTCGACCCGCAAGGCGAGTACGTTCGTCGGTACGTGCCGGAGTTGAAGGACGTCGACGGCGGAGCCGTGCACCAGCCGTGGCGTCTGCCCGAGCCGGTGCGCCGCGGCCTCGACTACCCCGGCCCTCTGGAGTCACACCGGGACGAGGCGGTCTGGCTGCGGAACTGA